The nucleotide sequence TTTCGTCTTCGTGATCCTCGGCGTCACCAACGCCCGCTCGAATCCCAGCGTCGCCCCCTTTCCCATCGGCATCACCCTGACGCTCCTGCTCCTCGTGGCGATCCCCGTGGACAACGCCGGCTTCAACCCGGCTCGCTCGCTTGCCACAGCGGTATTCGGGGGAGGACCCTGGATGGGCCAGTTGTGGCTCTTCGTCGTCGCTCCCGCCGTCGGGGCGGCGATCGCAGGAGCCAGCAACCAATTCCTGTTCGAGACGGCCACAAAGAATACGGACGCATCCGATGGACAGTAACTACCGTGGCGTCGCCTGGGTGCCACCAGTCGGGATCGAACGGCTGGGGCGCCATCGACGCCGCTGGTTCCCCCGCCGCGTTCCACCCGCAACCCACGGCGACCACGCATCATCATTCACGGACATCACGTACGGTGACTTCTTCAAAGCCGACGGCGAATGAGCAACCGCGCTGACGGGACCCGTGTCCCCATCGACGCCCAAAGCATCGACGCACCGCTGACCAAAGCGGCCGTCTTCCTCACCCTGACCGTGAAACCAGACTTAGACGACGCCGACGCTGTGCGAGACATCCTCGACGGCCTCGATGACCTGATCAAAACAATCGGCTTCCGGGATTTGGCAGCTCGACTCACCTGCGTCGTCGGCCTCGGACCGGGCCTTTGGAAGCGGCTGTCACCAGGAAGCGCACCAGCAGAACTTCACCCGTTCGTCCCCATCGACGGGACACCCCACCGGGCGCCTTCAACCGCCGGCGACCTGCTCTTTCACATTCGGGCGGACAGGCCCGACTTCTGCTTCGAACTGGAACGGCTTATCCTCGCCACCCTCGGAGAGCACGTGCGGATCGAAGACGAGGTGCAGGGATTCCGCTACTTCGACACCCGGGACCTCCTCGGCTTCGTCGACGGCACCGCGAACCCCGTCGCCCAAGAACTCGACGCCGCAGCTCTGGTCGGGGCAGACGACCCGACGTGGGCCGGCGGCAGCTTCATCGTCGTCCAGAAATACCTCCACGACCTCACACGCTGGAACGATCTGACGACCGACGAGCAAGAGGCCATCATCGGCCGGTCCAAAGCAGACAACATCGAACGCGACTCAGACGCCGAAGAGCGGCCCTCGCACAAGACGCTCGCCACCATCACCGACGATGACGGCAACGAATACGACATCCTCCGCGACAACATGCCTTTCGGCAGGCCGGGCGCAGGAGAGTACGGGACATACTTCATCGGCTATGCCGGACACCTGTGGGTCATCGAGAAGATGCTCCAACGAATGTTCCTCGGAGAAACCCCCGGGCAATACGACCGCATCCTGGACTTCTCCACAGCCGTCACCGGCGCCACCTTCTTCGCCCCATCCCGTCAGCAGATGGCACTGCTCGCCGCCGGCCCAGCGGCGGCAGCCATGGAGAACACCGCAGCGTCAACCGACGGCTCCTCCTCAGCGCCTTCGAGCGCGCCCACCTTGGGCATCGGTTCCCTAAAAGCACCCACCGGAGAGTGACATGAACCACTTGCTGCGAGACCTAGCCCCGTTCGGCGTCGACGCATGGACGATGCTCGACGACGAAGCCCGAAGCCGACTCACCGGGTCGCTTTCTGCACGTCGAATCGTCGATTTCGATGGCCCGCTCGGCTGGAAACACTCGGCCGTCGACCTAGGGCGGACGGACCCCCTGACGTCAGCGCCTTCCTCCATCCAGGCTCGCCGCCGCAAACTCCTGCCGTTATCGGAACTCCGAGCCGGATTCCGACTGAGCAGAAACGAACTCCTCGATTTCTCCCGGGGCGCAACCGACATCGACCTCGGACCGCTGGACGAGGCTGCTCTCGCGCTGGCCGCGTTCGAGAACGAGATCATCTTCCACGGGTGGTCCGACGCGGGCATCACCGGCATCGTCGAAGCGTCCTCCCATGCTGACGTCGCCCACGATGGTGAAGCAGCGTCCTATCGCGACAGTGTCGCCGAAGGCGTCGCCGCACTGCGCCGCGCAGGCGTGGACGGCCCCTACACGCTGGCCGCCGGACCCGACGATTGGGTTGCCCTCGTCGACACGGACGATGCCGGCTACCCGCTGCGCAAGCAACTGCACGGCATCCTCGGCGGACCCATCGAGTGGACTCCCGGCCTGCGGAACTCGGTCATCGTCAGCGCACGCGGAGGCGACTACCAACTGACCGTCGGTGAAGACTTGGCCCTCGGCTACGCGTCGCACGACGCAACCACCGTCGACCTCTACGTGGAGGAGACCCTCGCGTTCCGGGTGAACACGCCAGAAGCCGCCGTCCGTGTCGTGCCGCAGCTCTAAGCGGGCTCGGGGTCGCCAGCCGAAGACAGCTCCGATGACCGTTCTTCGCACCACCGCGACCGCACCCGCTCGACCGTCATCAAGCCTGACGTCGACCCGGCGCCACCACGCACCCTTCGCCTTTCCGTCTGGCTTGTGTCTGCGACACAATGCTGACGACGGGTTCCACTGTTTCGCTCCGAGGAGATGACATGGCCGGATTCGAAGGATTCGCGAGCCGCCGGCAAACCGACCCGGCTCTTCCACCAGGGCAGCACCTGGAGCGGGGTTTCCCGGTCCTGTCCGCCGGCCCAGACCCGAACATCAAGGTGTGGGAGCTGCAGGTCGCCACCGAGACCGGGCAACGCTCCTGGTCGTGGGACGACTTCCTGGCGCTGCCCCAAGAGGACATCACCACCGACATTCATTGCGTGACCAGCTGGTCCAAGCTCGGAACCCACTGGCGGGGCGTGTCCGTCGACACCCTCTTCGACGGACTGAAGACTGAGCAGAGGTTCGCCATGGCCCGCTCCTACGGCGGATACACCACGAACTTGCCCCTGGAGGACCTCCTGGGCGGCAAAGCGTGGGTCATGCACACGTTCGAAGGTCGACCTCTTGCTTCCGAGCACGGCGGCCCGGCACGCCTGTTCGTCCCCCACCTGTACTTCTGGAAGAGCGCCAAATGGCTGCAGGGCATCCAGACCATGGCCGTCGACCGGCCAGGCTTCTGGGAGAACTACGGATATCACAACCACGGAGACCCATGGAAAGAGGAACGCTACGCGTGAGCACCGACTGGCGCCCCGCCATCTGCGTTCAGGGCCGACCCGAGACGTTGAGCTCTCGGAGCATCCGTCTCAAAGTTGACAACCTCGGACCGGTCGTCGCCGGTCAGCACATCGACATTCGGCTGACGGCCGACGACGGCTACCAGGCTGTTCGTTCCTATTCCCTGTCTGCGACACCTCGCGGAGGCCCTGGAGGGACACCGCTGGGTAACAGCGAAGTTGAAATCGCTGTCGAAGAACTGCCCGAAGGTGAAGTCTCCCCGTACCTTGTCGAAGCTCTTGCCCCCGGAGACCCGCTGGAAGTCCGTGGACCCGTTGGCGGCTGGTTCGTCTGGCACCCCACTGATTCAGAGCCAGTGCAACTCATCGGTGGCGGATCTGGCGTCGCCCCGCTCGTCGCCATTCTCCGCGCCCGCATCGCTTCAACCAGCGCTGTACCGATGCGGCTGCTGTACTCCGTCCGTGCTCCTGACACCGTGTACTTCGCCGACGAACTGGCCAGCTACACCACCTCGCCCAACATCACCGTGGATCTGGCGTACACGCGTGTGGCTCCACACGGTGAGGCTCGCCCGCCCGGGCGTCTCACCGACCGGGACATTGAGAACTTCGTCCAGGAACCCGGCTCTGGAATCGTGTACGTCTGTGGCCCGAACTCGTTCGTCGCGGCCGTCACCGACTTGCTCCTCGCCCGCGGCTACGACTCCGCGGCCATTCGCACGGAACGCTTCGGAGGAGCCTGACGACCCCTGCGAGGTCCGACACCATAGGCGTCACGTCCGAGTGCCGGGTGGTCATGCCCGGGTCGCACTGGACAGAGCGTGCGCTCGCGGGCTTTCCGTATCAGGCGATACAGGGGACGAGGCGTCCGCGGAGGCGGCGGCAGAAAACCGCATTGCGCCACGGGTCCTCCACGCACGTCACACTCGTCGCGGGATGGATCAGGCCGAAGAGTTCCTTGCCCGTCGGCGGAGCCGGCCGGGGCGGGTCGGCGGTCGCGAACGCGGACGACACGGCCTCGTCCGACGCCCTGTCGACGTATTCGAAGGCTCCCGGCCCGCCGATGACGATCAAACGCACACGCCGCCGGGTGCCGCGTCCGGACGACAGCCGGAGCACCGTCAGGTCGCCACGGAACTGGATCATCCCGATGGACAGTCCCGCCTGCGCCAGCCACCACGCCGCTGCTTCGCCGGCACGCGGGGCCGTCACGATCTGCACCCCGAGGGGTCGCAGCGCGTTGACGCTGCCCGTCGGGTACTGGGTGGTGCTCATCCGTGCAACTGACGCCAGACGGTGATCTGGCAGTCGTGAACCTCGAAGCTGGCGAAGCTCATCAACTCCCGGATCGGCTGGCCGGGGAAGCCCAGCAGGAGGGCTTGTTCGACGAGGACGCGGTCACCGCACGTGGCCACATGGATGGGCTCGATTCGGAAGATCTCGAAGTTGTCGATGATGGCTTCGCACAGCCGTAGGACTTCGCCGCGGCCCCGCACGAGACTGCACGTACTCGGCTGGTAGACGACGTGTGTGCTGAGGAACGGTTCGAGTTCGAGGACATCGTGGGTGTTCAGATTGTCGATGAAATCGCGGACGACGAGCTCGTGCTCGACGGCGGTCGTCATCTTTGCAACGGCTTCCTCAAGAGGGTCGAGCATGGTGTCTCCTTCCGTGATCTGGTGACATTCACTCTCGCCGGAGTGCGCCCGGCGCGGTTAGGTCAGATGTCTGCAAACCGCCCGCGTTTTTCCTGCCTGACCGCACCTTTTCCCGGAGCGTTATCGAGCGAGTGAGGTCATCGGACCCGGACTCTGGTGGACAGGTCAGCTGACTCTTCCCCGAGCCAGGTCGCGGACCATGTCACCCACAGCACAAGGCCAGGAGCGTGCAGACATCGCTCGGTCCACGCACGTTGCGCGAGCTTCACTGGACCGCACTCCTCGCGGGACGTGTGGAGCGGCGGCGCCGGTCGCGGATTGCAGGCGTCGCGGTTTGCGTTCTACGCGGTTCCGCCGTTGACGTGCAGGTTCTGGCCGTTCAACCAGCGGGCACGACCGGCGAGCAGGGAGACGACTTCGGCGATGTCGGAGGGTTGTCCGAGACGTTCGAGCGGGGAGTCTTTGGCGAGATCCGTGAGGGCGGGTCCGTCTTTCCCTTCCAGGAGCTGTGGCGTTGCGACGCTGCCCGGGGAGACGGAATTGACGGTGATGTTTCGGCCTCGCGCCTCACGGGCCAACGTCATCGACAACGCCTCGACGGCTGCGTGTGACGCGGTGGTGATGCTTCGGCCGGCGGGCGTCAGTCGAACGTCTGCGGAGGCCATGTTGACGATGGCGCCGCCGTCGCGGACGAGTTGCAGTGCCAGCTGGTTCACCGTCAGCGTGCCGAGGATGTTCGCCTTGAGGATCTGATCGGCGGCTCGAAGGTCCAAGTGGCTGAGGAGTCCTTCGAAGGTCCGCGACGCCGTGTGGACGACGACGTCGACACCGCCGTACTCGGCGAGGACCATGTCGAACACGTAGCGCATGTTTGCCTCGTCGGTGATGTCGCCGGCGACGGCGATGGCTTCACCGCCGTCGTCGATGATCTGGTCGACGATGTCGCGAGCTTTCTCGGCGTGGGTGAAGTAGTGCACGGCGACACACATGCCGTCGGCGGCGAGACGCCTGCTGATCGTTCCTCCCAGGGTCCCGGAACCGCCGGTGACGAGTGCGATGCGGCTGGTCGTCGTCTTCATGTCGAAATCTCCTGGCGCGTGTGACGGCCGATAGCAGGTGTCGTACGTCATCGGCGTCCCGCACCGACACCATCGATGTAGGTGCCGACGTGGTTTCTCAGACCCGAACCGTCTTCCAGGACGTTGTCGACGACGATCGGGGTCTCCCACGTCATGCCGAGTCGCAGCGCTGTCGCTTTCAAGGGCACGAGGAACTGGTCGATGGTGAAGTACTGGGGCCGGCCCGGTTCGTATTCGCGGGCGTCTTCCGAGGTGGAGACGGCCACTTGCAGGGACTTGCCGCGGAGGAAACCGGGACCGCCGTCGTCGCCATACGCCCAGCCCCGTTCAAGGACGCGGTCCATCCAGTCTTTCAGCAGCCCGGGGACGGAGTACCAGTGCAATGGGAACTGCAGAACGATGTGGGTGTGTTCCAGGAGGAGCCGCTGTTCGAGTTTCGCGTCGATGATGTGGTCGGGGTATTCGGCGTAGAGGTCGTGCAGGGTGACGTCCCCCTTCTCGAGGAGTGGTTCCGCGAGCGATGCGTTGATCCTGGCCGCCTCTTTGTTCGGGTGGGCGAGGATGATGAGTGTCGACATGCCTGCTCCCGAGTCAGTTCGTGGGCGTCGGTTGCGGGGTCGACTCGAACAGCGGCGATGACGTGTCGCCGGGGTCCGCAGGATTCGTACCGGCCGGTGTCGGCAGCAGAGTCTTGTATTCGTTGAGCGCACCGGTCAGGATCGGGATCCGAAGCATCTTGCCGGTGCTGGCATCCGACTGCACGAAAACACGGATGAGGGCACCGGGTTCGACGTGCAGGTCCGAGAGGATCATCTGCTCGTCACCGGGTTTGGTGCCCCGGAACAGCATCGACGTCGGTGCCATGGAGAGGGTTTGAGTGACCCGTCCGTCCGTCGTGTCGTACTGGAAGCGAACGTCGGCGGGGGACGCACCGGTGTTCAGCAACGTCATGCTCAGACTGCCCGTCTTCCCGTCATTGCTGATGAGAACGGCGTTGCGGACCTCGATCGAGCCGATGTCCGCATTCGTCCCATCGGTGACGTCTTTGATGTACTGCGTCTCCGTAGGGATGACGAAGTTGCAGCCGGTGAGGCCCGTCGCGGCCCCCACGGCGATGGCTGCGATGGTGACGAGTCGTTTCATGCGAAAGCCTCCGTTCTCTGGGTTCCTCCGATCTTGAAAGACGTGCCGTAGGTGCCGAGTCAGTCATTTGACGGCATCCGGTGCCGACGACTCCATCTCCGCCATTCCGAGTCATCTGACGCATTCGGTTGGCGCCAGGTGACCGGCAGGGTGGCATCGGGCGAACCGGGGACCGAACCGTCGGCAATCCGGTGCGATTCCGCGGCCCCGAACGGAAGGCAAACGTCATGGCGAAAGTGCTCTGCGTCCTCTACCCGGACCCCGTGACGGGGTACCCGCCGCAGTACGCACGCGACAGCATCCCGAAGCTGACCGAGTACCCGGGCGGGATGTCCTTGCCGACGCCGTCGACCATCGACTTCACCCCGGGGGAGCTGCTCGGCTGCGTCAGCGGGGAATTGGGGTTGAGGAAGTTCCTGGAGTCTCAGGGGCACGAGTTCATCGTCACATCCGACAAGGACGGCGCAGACTCGGAATTCGACCGGCACCTGCCCACGGCAGACATCGTCATCTCGCAACCGTTCTGGCCGGCCTACCTGTCGGCGGACCGCATCGCCAAGGCTCCCAACCTCAAGCTCGCCATCACCGCAGGAATCGGTTCTGATCACGTTGACTTGGACGCGGCGATTGCCCGGGGCATCACCGTGGCTGAAGAGACGTACAGCAACAGCATCAGCGTGTCCGAGCACGCGGTCATGCAGATCCTCGCACTGGTGCGCAACTACTTGCCGGCACACGAGTGGGTCGTCAACGGCGGGTGGAACATCGCCGACAGTGTCGAACGCTCCTACGATCTCGAAGGGATGGACTGCGGTGTCATCGCGGCCGGGCGGATCGGGCTTGCCGTTCTGCGCCGACTGAAGCCCTTCGGCGTCAAGCTGCACTACTTCGAACGTCGGCGCCTCGCGCCCGAGATCGAAGAGGAGCTGGGGCTGATGTATCACTCCGACGTCGAATCGATGCTGGAGATGATCGACGTTCTGTCCATTCACGCGCCGCTGCAACCGGAGACGTACCACCTCTTCGACGACGCGATGATCGGGAAGATGCGCCGCGGGTCGTACATCGTGAACACGGCGCGGGCCGAAATCATGGAGCGCGACGCCGTCGTTCGCGCTCTTCGGTCCGGTCAGCTCGCGGGTTACGCCGGCGACGTCTGGTATCCGCAACCGCCCGCGGTCGACCACCCGTGGAGGACGATGCCCCATGAGGGGATGACGCCTCACATGTCGGGGTCATCCCTCTCGGCGCAGGCACGTTACGCGGCCGGCACGCGGGAGATCCTCGAAGACTGGTTCGCGGGGACCCCGATTCGGGAGGAGTACCTCATCGTCGACGGAGGCAAGCTCGCCGGAGCCGGAGCCGTGGCGTACACGACCGGCGGGGCGTCAAGCCCTGGCAGCAGTGGCTCCTGACCCGGAAAGGAGCCACGCGGGGACGGTTGCGGGCATCTCGTTCGCCGCCTTCGCCGTCCCCAACTTCCGGAAGTTCGCCATCGGCCAGGCCGTCAGCCTGATCGGGACGTGGACGGAAACCGTTGCCCTTGCCCTGCTCGTCCTGCACCTGACCAACTCCGGGTTTCTCCTCGGTCTCGTCACCGCCGCCCGGTACGTGCCGGTCCTGCTTTTGACCCCGTATGCCGGGCTCATTGTGGACCGGTCCTCGAAGCGTCGCGTCCTGCTGGTCACGCAGACGGGCCTGGCCGGACTGTCGGTCGTCATGGGCACATTGGCTTTCGCCGGCCGGGCGAACCTCCCCGCGGTGTTCACTATTGCGGTCGCTTTCGGCTGCCTGTCAGCTCTCGATAATCCGGCCCGGCAGGCTTTCATCCCCGAGATCGTCGGCCGCGACCTGATTCGCAATGCGGTGACCATCAACAGCACCTTCGTCAATGTCGGCCGGGCTCTCGGACCGCTGCTCGCCGCAGTTCTCGTGGCAACAGCCGGTATCGGCTGGTGCTTCTACATCAACGCGGCAAGTTTCGGAGCGGTCATCATCGCCCTCACACTTCTCGACCGTGCTCAGCTCGCCCCGACCGTCCCGGTGCCACGAACGAGGGGGCAGTTCACCGCGGGAGTTCGTTACGCACTCACCGTGCCGACGATCATCGGACCTGTCCTGATGATGGCGTTCATCGGCACGTTCACGTATGAGTTCGAGGTGAGCCTCCTCCTGCTGGCCCGAACCCTCGACGGCGCCTCGCCGTTGGCGTACAGCTGGCTGATCGGAGCGTTCGGAGCCGGATCCGTTGCGGGAGGCTTGTACTGCATGCGCCGCCCGCAGACCGGAGTCGCGCGCCTCATCCGCGCCTGCGTCTTGTACGCCGCAGGCCTGGCCGCGGTCGCTGTTGCCCCGGTCCTGTGGTTGGCCGTCGGACTGATGTTCGTCGTCGGTCTTGCCAGCATCACGTTCCTCACCACCGGGAACAGCACCATTCAGCTGGCCGCTCGACCGGAGATGAGAGGTCGTGTCACTGCGCTGTGGTCGACGGCGTTCCTCGGAACAACCCCAATCGGTGCGAGCATCATCGGTGCCGTCGGCGGTGTCAGCCCGCGGCTCGCAGTCGGCCTCGGTGCGGCAGCCTGCGTGGCGGCTCTAGGTGTCGGCGTCACCGTTTCGCGGTCATCGACTCGAGCGACGCCCGGGACGACACCACCAGAATGACGGCCGCTGCGACGAGCACGAACGGCAGCACCGGCGCAATGACAGGAACGGATGAGGACAGCGCCGTTCCGGCGAATGCGCCGGCGGAGAGCGACAGCACGATCACCACCTGGATGGCTTTCGACCCTCGTTTCCGGTCGGCGAGCTCCTCCATGACGCTGGTCAACGTTCCCGTGACGAACGTCGTCGTCAGCCCCGCCGCCCCGGAGATCTTCTTCGCCAGGACCGTCTGAAGTCCGAGCGCCGCTGCGGAACAGCCGATGAACGCGCACTGAAGCGGCAGCGTCGTGTGTCCCTCCCACACCAACCACTCGGCCACGATCACGAGTTGCAGGCCCGCTGCAACCACGGCGACCCCTAACAGCCGAAGGGTCGCCAAAGACGAATCCGCGTTCGCGGTTGGTCGTATCACCCAGAAACCCACAAAGCTCGACCCGGCGAAGCAGACCACAGCGGTCACCGCGCCCGCCAACGTCGACAGCCAGTCCGGCCGGGAGAACAGTCCCGCGAGGACGAGATTCCCTGTCATGTTCGCGGTAAAAATCCCGCCCAGGAGAAGGAACGCGAACGCGTCCGTGGCGCCGGATGCGAGAGCAAGAAGAACCAACGCCAAGTGCACCCTCGCCCGCGGCGTCGCCTCGCTGGTCATTGCCGGCCCGGGTGAAGTGTTCGCTGATGTCATGGACCAAGGGTGGGGCGCCCTCCCTCCGCACGACAGAGTCGTTTGGCCTCCATGTTCATCCACCGGTGCGTTCATTCCGGTCGCGAACCGGATGCCGACCGCCGAAGAGACTCGACAGCCTGTCAAAGGTGAGCGCCGACTGCGAGGCCTGCGGAAGCCCCGATCAAGCACGTCACGAGCACGCCCCACACGGTCGCCGCTGCGAGAAACCAGCGGCCCTGCCGGGCCAGGGACAACGCTTCAACGCTTGCGGTGCTGAACGTGGTGTAGCCGCCGAGCGCGCCCGTTCCCAGCACCATGACCCACTGCGCCGATCCGGGAGCCGCGAACGGGAACGTCGTCACGACACCAAGAAGAAAGGAACCTGTGGCATTGATCACCGCCGTCGGCCACGGCCACACGTGAGGGCTCTTCGAAGCCCACCTGCCGACGGCGTACCGGACCAAGGCGCCACCGCCTCCAGCCGCGCAGGTCAAGATGAAAACCGTCACGTTCACGAAGCGACCCCCTCGGGAACAGACGCCGGCTCCGGTGCGGGCTTGATGCGCGGCGAGAACAGACGATGCCCGGCCCACGCGGCCAGAACACCCGCCGAAACCAAAGCGAACGACACGGCGATCGCGAGCACGAAAGCGCCACGGCTGAACAGGATCGTTCCGGCCAGCGCCATCGTGCTGTACGACGTGAACCCGCCCAGGACGCCGACTCCGATGCCGACGTTCAACACGTCCTTCATCCCCCGGCCGACGCCGGCCCGTGACGCAACAGCCGACACCGCACCCAGGACGAACGCGCCGACGACATTGATCGCGACCAAGCCGACCGGGAAACCATCTCGTCCTGGCGCAAGCATCTCGCCAGCCGCACGAGCCCCGGTACCGACAAAGCCGCCGACCACCACGAGAAACACCCTGAATACCGTCATGGCCACACTGTCGCGGATCAATTGACCTCCGAGAACAGTCACTTGACCTCACCTGTCGGCCGGGCTCCCGGACAGGTCCGCGCGAAAGCGAGTCAGCCTACTCATTCGCCAAACGTCGACACCTTCAAGGATTGAAGCCCACCGGCCATCACACACAAGGAGGACGACATGGCGACGGAACTCGCGGCCGCCGAACAGAAACTGCACCCCCATCGCCATCACCGTCACGGCTGGTGGTGGAAGACCCTCATCGCCGGGTTCATCCTCTGGGCGATCACCATCGTCGTGACCGCAGTCACCCGAAACGTCAACCTCATCCCGACGTTGATCCTCCTCGGCAGCTTCCTCGTTCCCTTCGCCGTCGTCCTATTCGCTGTAGAACGCGTGAAAGGCTCCGTCAGCACCCTGCAGCTGGTCCTCGCATTCTTCGTCGGCGGGATCTGCGGCGTCCTCGGCGCATCACTGCTCGAATCGAATCTGCACCAGTCCGTGTGGATGTTCGTCGTCGTCGGCTTCATCGAAGAGTTCGTCAAAGGCGCCATCGTCGTCATCGTCGGCTGGCGAGTCGTCCCCAAAACCGCCACTCAGGGAGCGCTGCTCGGCGCCACCATCGGGGCCGGGTTCGCCGCCTTCGAATCCGCCGGCTACGCGTTCAACGCCGCCATCACATCGCAGGGCATCGACCTCGTCTCTCTTCTCCACACCGAAGTCCTGCGGGCCATCCTGTCGCCGGTCGGACACGTGCTGTGGACGGGACTGCTCGGAGCCGTCGTCTTCGGCCTCGCCAAGCAGCGCCCCCGATTCCGGTGGTCTTTCCTGATCCTCGCCGCCTACGCCACCATCGCCCTCCTGCACGCCCTCTGGGACTCGACA is from Frondihabitans australicus and encodes:
- a CDS encoding molybdopterin-dependent oxidoreductase; this encodes MAGFEGFASRRQTDPALPPGQHLERGFPVLSAGPDPNIKVWELQVATETGQRSWSWDDFLALPQEDITTDIHCVTSWSKLGTHWRGVSVDTLFDGLKTEQRFAMARSYGGYTTNLPLEDLLGGKAWVMHTFEGRPLASEHGGPARLFVPHLYFWKSAKWLQGIQTMAVDRPGFWENYGYHNHGDPWKEERYA
- a CDS encoding NAD(P)H-dependent oxidoreductase — encoded protein: MSTLIILAHPNKEAARINASLAEPLLEKGDVTLHDLYAEYPDHIIDAKLEQRLLLEHTHIVLQFPLHWYSVPGLLKDWMDRVLERGWAYGDDGGPGFLRGKSLQVAVSTSEDAREYEPGRPQYFTIDQFLVPLKATALRLGMTWETPIVVDNVLEDGSGLRNHVGTYIDGVGAGRR
- a CDS encoding MFS transporter, which codes for MAPDPERSHAGTVAGISFAAFAVPNFRKFAIGQAVSLIGTWTETVALALLVLHLTNSGFLLGLVTAARYVPVLLLTPYAGLIVDRSSKRRVLLVTQTGLAGLSVVMGTLAFAGRANLPAVFTIAVAFGCLSALDNPARQAFIPEIVGRDLIRNAVTINSTFVNVGRALGPLLAAVLVATAGIGWCFYINAASFGAVIIALTLLDRAQLAPTVPVPRTRGQFTAGVRYALTVPTIIGPVLMMAFIGTFTYEFEVSLLLLARTLDGASPLAYSWLIGAFGAGSVAGGLYCMRRPQTGVARLIRACVLYAAGLAAVAVAPVLWLAVGLMFVVGLASITFLTTGNSTIQLAARPEMRGRVTALWSTAFLGTTPIGASIIGAVGGVSPRLAVGLGAAACVAALGVGVTVSRSSTRATPGTTPPE
- a CDS encoding FAD-binding oxidoreductase, which codes for MSTDWRPAICVQGRPETLSSRSIRLKVDNLGPVVAGQHIDIRLTADDGYQAVRSYSLSATPRGGPGGTPLGNSEVEIAVEELPEGEVSPYLVEALAPGDPLEVRGPVGGWFVWHPTDSEPVQLIGGGSGVAPLVAILRARIASTSAVPMRLLYSVRAPDTVYFADELASYTTSPNITVDLAYTRVAPHGEARPPGRLTDRDIENFVQEPGSGIVYVCGPNSFVAAVTDLLLARGYDSAAIRTERFGGA
- a CDS encoding family 1 encapsulin nanocompartment shell protein translates to MNHLLRDLAPFGVDAWTMLDDEARSRLTGSLSARRIVDFDGPLGWKHSAVDLGRTDPLTSAPSSIQARRRKLLPLSELRAGFRLSRNELLDFSRGATDIDLGPLDEAALALAAFENEIIFHGWSDAGITGIVEASSHADVAHDGEAASYRDSVAEGVAALRRAGVDGPYTLAAGPDDWVALVDTDDAGYPLRKQLHGILGGPIEWTPGLRNSVIVSARGGDYQLTVGEDLALGYASHDATTVDLYVEETLAFRVNTPEAAVRVVPQL
- a CDS encoding Dyp-type peroxidase; translation: MSNRADGTRVPIDAQSIDAPLTKAAVFLTLTVKPDLDDADAVRDILDGLDDLIKTIGFRDLAARLTCVVGLGPGLWKRLSPGSAPAELHPFVPIDGTPHRAPSTAGDLLFHIRADRPDFCFELERLILATLGEHVRIEDEVQGFRYFDTRDLLGFVDGTANPVAQELDAAALVGADDPTWAGGSFIVVQKYLHDLTRWNDLTTDEQEAIIGRSKADNIERDSDAEERPSHKTLATITDDDGNEYDILRDNMPFGRPGAGEYGTYFIGYAGHLWVIEKMLQRMFLGETPGQYDRILDFSTAVTGATFFAPSRQQMALLAAGPAAAAMENTAASTDGSSSAPSSAPTLGIGSLKAPTGE
- a CDS encoding CrcB family protein translates to MGRASSVLAAHQARTGAGVCSRGGRFVNVTVFILTCAAGGGGALVRYAVGRWASKSPHVWPWPTAVINATGSFLLGVVTTFPFAAPGSAQWVMVLGTGALGGYTTFSTASVEALSLARQGRWFLAAATVWGVLVTCLIGASAGLAVGAHL
- a CDS encoding nuclear transport factor 2 family protein, encoding MLDPLEEAVAKMTTAVEHELVVRDFIDNLNTHDVLELEPFLSTHVVYQPSTCSLVRGRGEVLRLCEAIIDNFEIFRIEPIHVATCGDRVLVEQALLLGFPGQPIRELMSFASFEVHDCQITVWRQLHG
- a CDS encoding YoaK family protein; translated protein: MTSANTSPGPAMTSEATPRARVHLALVLLALASGATDAFAFLLLGGIFTANMTGNLVLAGLFSRPDWLSTLAGAVTAVVCFAGSSFVGFWVIRPTANADSSLATLRLLGVAVVAAGLQLVIVAEWLVWEGHTTLPLQCAFIGCSAAALGLQTVLAKKISGAAGLTTTFVTGTLTSVMEELADRKRGSKAIQVVIVLSLSAGAFAGTALSSSVPVIAPVLPFVLVAAAVILVVSSRASLESMTAKR
- a CDS encoding NAD-dependent formate dehydrogenase, with the protein product MAKVLCVLYPDPVTGYPPQYARDSIPKLTEYPGGMSLPTPSTIDFTPGELLGCVSGELGLRKFLESQGHEFIVTSDKDGADSEFDRHLPTADIVISQPFWPAYLSADRIAKAPNLKLAITAGIGSDHVDLDAAIARGITVAEETYSNSISVSEHAVMQILALVRNYLPAHEWVVNGGWNIADSVERSYDLEGMDCGVIAAGRIGLAVLRRLKPFGVKLHYFERRRLAPEIEEELGLMYHSDVESMLEMIDVLSIHAPLQPETYHLFDDAMIGKMRRGSYIVNTARAEIMERDAVVRALRSGQLAGYAGDVWYPQPPAVDHPWRTMPHEGMTPHMSGSSLSAQARYAAGTREILEDWFAGTPIREEYLIVDGGKLAGAGAVAYTTGGASSPGSSGS
- a CDS encoding SDR family oxidoreductase, which translates into the protein MKTTTSRIALVTGGSGTLGGTISRRLAADGMCVAVHYFTHAEKARDIVDQIIDDGGEAIAVAGDITDEANMRYVFDMVLAEYGGVDVVVHTASRTFEGLLSHLDLRAADQILKANILGTLTVNQLALQLVRDGGAIVNMASADVRLTPAGRSITTASHAAVEALSMTLAREARGRNITVNSVSPGSVATPQLLEGKDGPALTDLAKDSPLERLGQPSDIAEVVSLLAGRARWLNGQNLHVNGGTA
- a CDS encoding CrcB family protein produces the protein MTVLGGQLIRDSVAMTVFRVFLVVVGGFVGTGARAAGEMLAPGRDGFPVGLVAINVVGAFVLGAVSAVASRAGVGRGMKDVLNVGIGVGVLGGFTSYSTMALAGTILFSRGAFVLAIAVSFALVSAGVLAAWAGHRLFSPRIKPAPEPASVPEGVAS